The proteins below come from a single Tenuifilum sp. 4138str genomic window:
- a CDS encoding threonine aldolase family protein, with protein MFSRGFASDNNSGVHPRILEAINDVNHGHTIAYGDDPITQKAIDRFKQIFGNDIEVFFVFIGSAANVLGLKAVTQPHNAIICAETAHINVDECGAPERFTGCKLLSVPTVNGKLTIDGIKKHMHGFGFQHHSQPKVISISQVSELGTVYTVDEIKTLADFAHSHNMLLHMDGARLANAAVSLGKGFREFTRDAGVDVLSFGGTKNGMMYGEAIVFFNQQLAHDFMYTRKQGLQLASKMRYISAQFLAYLEDGQWDSTARHANAMAQLLAKKVSAIQGVTITQPVQANAVFAIVPPELIHPLQSEYFFYVWDEDRSEVRWMTSWDTTEQDIDRFCELLEELMRTVKR; from the coding sequence ATGTTTTCACGAGGATTTGCTAGCGATAATAATTCGGGTGTACACCCTAGGATTCTTGAAGCAATTAACGATGTAAATCATGGTCACACCATTGCTTATGGTGATGATCCAATTACGCAGAAAGCAATTGATAGATTCAAGCAGATTTTTGGCAACGATATTGAGGTTTTCTTTGTGTTCATTGGCTCTGCGGCTAATGTTCTTGGACTAAAGGCTGTAACCCAACCCCACAATGCCATAATTTGCGCTGAAACTGCCCATATCAACGTAGATGAGTGTGGTGCACCTGAAAGGTTTACCGGGTGTAAGCTGTTAAGCGTTCCAACCGTAAACGGTAAGTTAACCATTGACGGTATTAAAAAGCATATGCACGGTTTCGGTTTTCAACATCACTCTCAACCTAAAGTTATTTCTATATCGCAGGTTAGTGAGCTTGGAACTGTTTATACCGTTGATGAGATAAAGACCCTGGCCGATTTTGCTCACTCCCATAACATGCTTTTGCATATGGATGGTGCTCGTTTGGCAAATGCTGCTGTATCGCTCGGGAAGGGTTTCAGGGAATTTACACGCGATGCAGGCGTTGATGTTCTCTCCTTTGGAGGAACCAAGAATGGCATGATGTATGGCGAGGCCATTGTCTTTTTCAATCAACAGTTAGCGCATGATTTCATGTACACCCGCAAGCAGGGCTTACAGTTGGCCTCGAAAATGAGATATATATCGGCCCAGTTCCTAGCCTACCTTGAGGATGGTCAGTGGGACTCAACCGCTCGTCATGCAAATGCTATGGCTCAGCTGCTCGCCAAAAAGGTTTCGGCTATACAGGGTGTTACAATCACACAGCCTGTTCAGGCCAACGCAGTTTTTGCAATCGTTCCACCTGAACTCATCCATCCCCTTCAAAGTGAATACTTCTTTTATGTTTGGGACGAGGATCGTTCCGAGGTGCGTTGGATGACCTCATGGGACACTACCGAACAGGATATTGACCGGTTTTGCGAGCTACTTGAAGAGCTTATGCGAACTGTTAAGCGATAG
- a CDS encoding LON peptidase substrate-binding domain-containing protein yields MGSTTKYMAMFPLPVFLLPGEEIPLRIFEPRYKQLINECNETGDTFGIPYVSNDNIKSYGSEVELVNIVAKNSLGEMVILIKAIANFHLLNLKEKLPNKLYGGGIIEYIDDRFTTTNPELVVLVKKLNLNLDPVMGSLITEDSVNLMNVAKAIQLDSDEKFAFYSLRNEKQMVNYLIKRLKFIEHIQLQEKLLENNFSLN; encoded by the coding sequence ATGGGCAGCACCACAAAATATATGGCAATGTTTCCACTTCCGGTGTTTCTTCTACCAGGTGAGGAAATTCCGTTGCGTATCTTTGAACCCCGTTACAAGCAGTTGATTAATGAATGCAATGAAACTGGCGACACTTTTGGCATACCATACGTGAGTAACGACAATATTAAATCCTACGGTAGCGAGGTTGAACTGGTTAACATTGTAGCCAAGAATAGCCTAGGTGAGATGGTTATTCTTATTAAGGCAATCGCAAACTTTCACCTTTTAAACCTAAAGGAGAAACTACCCAATAAACTTTATGGTGGTGGAATAATTGAGTATATTGACGATAGGTTCACTACAACCAATCCAGAGCTGGTAGTACTTGTTAAGAAGCTGAACCTTAACCTTGACCCTGTAATGGGATCGCTTATTACTGAGGACTCAGTAAACCTTATGAATGTTGCAAAGGCCATACAACTCGATTCTGACGAAAAATTCGCATTTTACTCCCTACGAAACGAGAAGCAAATGGTTAACTACCTGATAAAAAGGTTAAAGTTCATTGAGCATATTCAATTGCAGGAAAAATTGCTGGAAAATAATTTTAGCCTAAACTAA
- a CDS encoding head GIN domain-containing protein, translating into MKKIFLALSVLLVSAIGYAQQTAVYSLKEFNKLRVWGEFKVFLVKGDSLNAKVETQGIPASDIALDVNGNTLEVKLKGKLYDRVNATVYLTYRELREISVSAAAAVSLQDTLKATNISININTSSEFDGAVLAETADLTVGQGSILRIRGSVSSYEAKVNTGGVLTAIDLIALKTYVKVNTGASAKVYASKVLEANVSTGGSLTYTGSPEQKKIKTLVGATIIEQ; encoded by the coding sequence ATGAAAAAAATATTTCTAGCCCTGAGTGTTTTACTGGTTTCGGCAATAGGTTATGCACAGCAAACCGCAGTTTACTCGTTAAAGGAGTTCAATAAACTTCGGGTGTGGGGTGAATTTAAGGTATTTCTTGTTAAAGGCGATTCCCTTAATGCCAAGGTTGAAACACAAGGCATTCCTGCATCGGACATTGCGCTAGATGTAAATGGCAATACACTTGAGGTGAAACTCAAAGGAAAACTTTATGATAGGGTAAACGCCACTGTTTACTTAACCTACAGGGAGTTAAGAGAGATATCGGTATCGGCAGCGGCTGCAGTAAGCCTTCAGGATACCCTCAAAGCAACTAATATTTCAATTAACATTAATACCAGCTCCGAGTTTGATGGCGCAGTATTGGCTGAGACTGCCGATTTAACTGTTGGACAGGGTTCAATCCTACGCATAAGGGGCAGCGTAAGCAGCTATGAGGCAAAAGTTAACACCGGAGGAGTTTTAACGGCAATAGACCTAATTGCTCTAAAAACATATGTAAAAGTAAATACAGGTGCTAGCGCTAAGGTTTACGCATCAAAGGTCCTTGAAGCTAATGTTAGCACCGGTGGGAGCCTAACCTATACCGGAAGTCCTGAACAGAAAAAGATTAAAACACTGGTTGGCGCCACCATTATTGAGCAGTAA
- the msrB gene encoding peptide-methionine (R)-S-oxide reductase MsrB, whose protein sequence is MKSDDLRNKLTDIQFYVTQQKGTERPFTGEYWNHFEPGLYVCVCCGAELFQSDTKFHSSCGWPSFFDSKFLDNIKFQKDLSHGMVRTEVLCKNCGAHLGHVFNDGPEPTGIRYCINSASLKFVPNKKE, encoded by the coding sequence ATGAAAAGTGATGATTTACGTAATAAATTAACCGATATACAGTTTTACGTAACCCAGCAAAAGGGAACTGAAAGGCCATTTACTGGCGAGTACTGGAATCATTTTGAACCGGGTTTATATGTATGCGTTTGCTGTGGGGCTGAGCTTTTCCAGAGCGACACAAAATTTCATTCCAGCTGCGGGTGGCCAAGTTTCTTTGATAGCAAGTTTTTAGATAATATAAAGTTTCAGAAAGATTTAAGCCATGGTATGGTGCGAACCGAAGTGCTTTGCAAAAATTGCGGTGCACACCTGGGGCATGTATTCAACGATGGCCCAGAGCCAACCGGTATTAGGTACTGCATCAACTCGGCTTCGTTAAAATTTGTACCTAATAAAAAAGAATAG
- a CDS encoding XdhC family protein — MGMIWQFIHSKIQQNIDVYLITVAETQGSSPGKVGFKMAVAADGSLYGSIGGGVMEFNLVEMARKNLAQGNKQNFLKRQVHSHDAAEDKSGMICSGEQTQIFSLFSKADSELLAKVIELESENRPGKIVLSSSGAEVYEGESHIGIKGIEFQKSDSSFRYSEPLGVKETVYIFGAGHISVPLSQILGLLDFRVELFDNRQGLTTFEGNTWAHKKQIVDYKQVSHLLPGNNRSYVVIMTFGHKFDEIVLKQLIGKPLKYIGMIGSKSKVKTIFESLIAEGYGKENVERVCSPIGLPIGGQTPAEIAVSIAAQIVEWRNKR, encoded by the coding sequence ATGGGTATGATTTGGCAATTTATACACTCAAAAATTCAGCAGAATATTGACGTTTACCTAATTACCGTTGCCGAAACACAGGGAAGCAGTCCAGGCAAGGTTGGGTTTAAAATGGCTGTTGCCGCCGATGGTAGCCTTTACGGCTCAATAGGTGGAGGTGTAATGGAGTTTAACCTGGTAGAAATGGCACGCAAGAACCTGGCACAGGGAAATAAACAAAACTTCTTGAAGCGGCAGGTTCACTCACACGATGCAGCTGAAGATAAATCGGGGATGATATGTTCCGGGGAGCAAACACAAATCTTCAGCCTTTTCTCAAAAGCCGATTCAGAGCTTTTAGCTAAGGTTATTGAGCTTGAAAGCGAAAACCGTCCGGGAAAAATAGTTTTATCATCCAGTGGCGCGGAGGTATACGAGGGTGAATCGCATATTGGTATTAAAGGAATTGAGTTTCAAAAAAGCGATTCAAGCTTCCGCTACAGCGAGCCTTTAGGGGTAAAAGAAACTGTTTACATATTTGGTGCCGGTCATATAAGCGTTCCGCTTTCGCAAATTCTCGGTCTGCTTGACTTTAGGGTTGAACTGTTCGATAACAGGCAGGGGTTAACCACCTTTGAGGGTAATACCTGGGCCCACAAAAAACAGATTGTTGACTACAAGCAGGTATCACACCTTTTACCTGGAAACAATAGAAGTTACGTTGTGATAATGACCTTTGGGCATAAGTTCGACGAGATAGTACTAAAGCAGCTAATCGGTAAGCCTTTGAAGTACATTGGTATGATAGGCAGCAAAAGCAAGGTGAAAACCATATTTGAGAGCCTTATTGCGGAAGGTTATGGCAAGGAGAATGTGGAAAGGGTTTGCTCACCCATTGGATTACCCATTGGTGGACAAACCCCTGCAGAGATTGCTGTGAGCATTGCTGCCCAAATAGTTGAATGGCGCAACAAACGTTAA
- a CDS encoding DUF5916 domain-containing protein gives MKRWILLFSLSFIVGNIALGGRNKDSLRITREIYAIRATEHIYINGRLDENVWGKSDFANNFTIYEPYNGLKAFQQTEVSVLYDDFAIYIGARLYDTSPDSIFRELGQRDNSDRLRSDAFSVYLSTYNDGVNYLQFTVSASGVQTDIKITSNQSDRNWNAVWESAVGFDSLGWIVEMKIPYSALRFSKNINQVWGINFSRLIKRKNEVSTWNFVDKTQAGFITQSGILKGISGVKPPLRLSFLPYISGYVDQYAGTKGLDSRVSGGMDLKLGLAQSFTLDVTLIPDFGQVRSDDKVLNLTPFEVKYDEARQFFTEGTELFGKAGIFYSRRIGGTPAFYDTAYDSLKTNEIVDKNPLETKMVNASKLSGRFANGLGFGFFNAMTENTYAEILDTVSGNRRKLLTQGFTNYNITVLDQNLPNNSYVSLINTNVYRPVDSFTSNVTATEFNLKNKKQSFGISGVGALSQRFIDSVQHGFKTNLSISKISGNIQGYIWANIESEHYNPNDLGYLRSPNEISSGAALVYKVFEPFWKLLNLEARLEFSNSRLYNPKVFQSQEIEFQAKFTNTNNFTGGFNASYNPRYGYDYYEPRVEGRKFLTPHVLWLQWWGSPDYRKTFALDHRFSFWYADMYNQKGYMYSISPRIRFSDKLLTIYSWAYQSERNNIGYYDYDGSNIFFGSRKLVTITNTLSIQFAFTAKSFLSIRARHYIRHFKYNEFFTLKNDGLLEQTNSITNPENRNYNLFNIDMFYQWHFAPGSELVFAWKNQAEELLDNPQYRYFKNIEGIWNSPQNNSFSIKILYYIDYQMIRKFKS, from the coding sequence ATGAAAAGGTGGATTTTGCTTTTTTCCCTTTCTTTTATAGTGGGAAATATTGCTTTAGGAGGTCGTAATAAGGACTCGTTAAGGATTACACGTGAAATTTATGCCATTAGGGCTACTGAACACATTTATATTAATGGTAGGCTCGATGAAAATGTTTGGGGCAAATCCGACTTTGCCAACAATTTTACCATTTATGAGCCATACAATGGGCTAAAGGCATTCCAACAGACAGAGGTTAGTGTACTATACGACGATTTTGCCATATACATTGGAGCCCGACTTTACGATACCTCTCCCGATAGCATTTTCAGGGAACTTGGGCAGCGCGATAACAGCGATAGGTTGCGTTCCGATGCTTTCAGTGTTTACCTGAGTACATATAACGATGGAGTAAACTATTTACAGTTCACTGTTTCGGCTTCGGGCGTTCAAACCGATATTAAAATTACCTCAAACCAAAGCGATAGGAACTGGAATGCGGTTTGGGAAAGTGCTGTAGGTTTCGATAGCTTGGGCTGGATCGTTGAGATGAAAATACCTTACAGTGCTTTACGATTCTCAAAGAATATTAATCAGGTATGGGGAATCAATTTTTCACGGTTAATCAAGCGTAAAAATGAAGTAAGCACCTGGAACTTTGTTGACAAAACTCAAGCGGGTTTTATAACCCAGTCTGGCATTCTTAAAGGGATTTCGGGGGTGAAACCACCACTTCGTTTGTCGTTTCTGCCCTATATTTCCGGTTATGTTGACCAGTATGCAGGTACAAAGGGATTGGACTCAAGAGTTTCGGGTGGCATGGACTTAAAGTTGGGCTTGGCCCAGAGTTTCACCCTTGATGTAACCCTCATTCCTGATTTTGGCCAGGTCCGTTCCGACGATAAGGTGCTAAACCTTACCCCTTTTGAGGTTAAGTACGATGAGGCCCGTCAGTTCTTTACTGAGGGAACTGAACTTTTTGGGAAGGCAGGCATTTTCTACTCCCGACGTATAGGCGGAACCCCTGCCTTTTACGATACAGCTTACGATTCGCTGAAAACAAACGAGATTGTTGATAAGAATCCACTTGAGACCAAAATGGTTAATGCCAGTAAGCTATCGGGGCGTTTTGCCAATGGCCTTGGTTTTGGTTTTTTCAATGCCATGACTGAAAATACCTATGCTGAAATACTCGATACTGTTTCAGGTAATAGGAGAAAGCTATTAACACAGGGTTTCACCAACTATAACATTACCGTACTCGACCAGAATTTACCGAATAACTCGTATGTAAGCTTAATAAATACCAATGTTTACCGACCTGTCGATAGCTTTACTTCAAATGTTACTGCTACGGAGTTTAATCTAAAAAATAAAAAGCAATCCTTTGGCATTAGTGGGGTTGGGGCACTAAGCCAACGTTTTATCGATTCTGTTCAGCATGGATTCAAGACTAACCTGTCAATTTCAAAAATTAGTGGAAATATTCAGGGGTATATTTGGGCAAACATTGAGAGTGAGCACTATAACCCAAATGATTTAGGTTATCTGCGTAGCCCCAATGAGATTTCTTCAGGAGCGGCCCTTGTTTATAAAGTTTTTGAGCCATTCTGGAAGTTGTTGAACCTGGAGGCTCGTCTTGAGTTCTCAAACAGCCGGTTATACAATCCTAAAGTTTTCCAGAGCCAAGAAATAGAGTTTCAGGCAAAGTTTACGAACACCAACAACTTTACTGGAGGTTTTAATGCATCGTATAATCCCCGTTATGGTTATGATTACTATGAACCAAGGGTTGAGGGTCGCAAATTTCTAACACCTCATGTTTTATGGTTGCAATGGTGGGGTTCACCCGATTATCGCAAGACATTTGCACTGGATCATAGATTCTCGTTTTGGTACGCCGATATGTACAATCAAAAGGGTTACATGTACAGCATTAGCCCTCGAATAAGATTTTCCGATAAACTCTTAACCATCTACAGCTGGGCATATCAGTCGGAACGCAACAACATTGGATACTACGATTACGATGGTTCTAACATATTTTTTGGTAGCCGTAAACTGGTTACTATTACAAATACATTAAGTATTCAGTTTGCATTTACAGCTAAATCGTTCCTAAGCATAAGGGCTCGCCACTACATAAGGCATTTCAAGTACAATGAGTTTTTTACCTTAAAAAATGACGGCTTGCTAGAGCAAACCAATTCAATAACCAATCCGGAAAACCGCAACTATAACCTTTTCAATATCGATATGTTTTACCAATGGCACTTTGCACCGGGTAGCGAACTGGTTTTTGCATGGAAAAATCAGGCCGAAGAGCTGTTAGATAATCCCCAGTACCGCTATTTTAAAAACATTGAAGGGATTTGGAATAGTCCACAGAATAATAGTTTTTCCATCAAAATTCTATACTATATTGATTACCAAATGATCCGAAAATTCAAATCGTAA
- a CDS encoding LacI family DNA-binding transcriptional regulator, giving the protein MKSSQVTIKDIARELGISPSTVSRALKDHPDISQETKRLVNELAAKYNYKPNIIALSLRNQRSNVIGVIIPEIVHYFFSSVISGIEEVANEHGYSVMISQSVEDYNREVAACDTFLNGIIDGILVSVSKETANYDHFHRFEEEGIPIVFFDRAVDEILADKIIIDDFDGAYQATEHLIVQGRRKIVHFAGPQNRLIGQNRLNGYLKAMRDNGVVIDERLIIPCDTFQSALVETQKLIDSGLKFDSIFTVNDFTAAGAMKVLLRNGYKIPTDIAVVGFGDDQTSLMVEPTLTTVNQPGFEMGKKAMEQLIRRITQSKPEPPVTEILKTQLIVRESSRVK; this is encoded by the coding sequence ATGAAATCGAGCCAGGTTACCATCAAGGACATTGCCCGCGAGTTGGGAATTAGCCCATCAACCGTTTCGCGTGCCCTAAAGGACCACCCCGACATCAGCCAGGAAACCAAGCGGTTGGTTAACGAGCTTGCCGCAAAGTACAACTACAAACCTAACATTATTGCCCTCAGCCTTCGCAATCAGCGTAGCAACGTAATTGGGGTTATTATTCCTGAAATTGTGCACTACTTTTTTTCATCGGTTATCAGTGGTATTGAAGAGGTGGCTAACGAACATGGTTACAGCGTTATGATTAGTCAATCTGTTGAGGACTATAACCGCGAGGTAGCTGCATGCGATACTTTCCTAAATGGCATTATTGATGGTATTTTAGTTTCGGTATCAAAGGAAACGGCTAACTACGACCACTTCCATAGGTTTGAGGAGGAGGGTATCCCCATTGTCTTTTTCGACAGGGCTGTTGATGAAATCCTGGCCGATAAGATAATTATTGATGATTTTGATGGCGCTTACCAGGCTACTGAACACCTCATTGTTCAGGGCCGTCGTAAAATTGTTCATTTTGCAGGACCGCAAAACAGGTTGATTGGTCAAAATCGCCTTAACGGTTATTTAAAAGCCATGCGCGACAATGGGGTAGTTATTGACGAGCGACTCATTATTCCATGCGACACCTTTCAATCGGCCCTTGTTGAAACCCAAAAGCTTATTGATAGCGGGTTAAAGTTCGACTCAATTTTCACTGTAAATGACTTTACAGCTGCAGGAGCCATGAAGGTGTTACTGCGTAACGGGTATAAGATTCCAACTGATATTGCTGTTGTTGGTTTTGGCGACGATCAAACTTCACTGATGGTTGAGCCCACTCTTACCACTGTTAACCAACCCGGATTTGAGATGGGTAAAAAGGCCATGGAGCAGCTTATCCGTAGGATTACCCAGTCAAAACCTGAACCTCCTGTCACTGAAATACTCAAAACTCAACTTATTGTAAGGGAATCATCCAGAGTAAAGTAA
- a CDS encoding serine hydrolase domain-containing protein — translation MVNKRKLIILLSAILIVFLALSFSIYLKKNNRTLALPIAESSKYAKVDLLSVNNALTNTNEYSSINRQFEQFVNKWDLVGATFCIAHKGKIIYARGFGMANKEEGLAMQPYHTMRVASVSKLITATAVMKLVEEGKLRLNDRVFGPDGILNDEKFLSYKDKRVEEITVHNLLNHSGGWTPRWGDHLFIKDVIARELHKDLPLDVDDYIVFALSKRLHFQPGSRSSYSNIGFVILQRVIEKASGMDYESYVKNEIFKPLNIYDAHLANNWDSLKYDNEARYYEVPEAEKVISFDGSKQSVLKSRGGNDVRALGAAGGWVISPISLTRFVMAVDGRTDFPDILSKQSVDIMKETYNGKFQPLGWRWVRKDGTLWRSGSMAGTSALVISRPDGYTLTFTSNQSHWKGARFPYVVDRSLMRIFNKYIKSIPDHNLLNVDKGKY, via the coding sequence ATGGTTAACAAAAGGAAATTGATAATCCTGCTTTCGGCAATTCTGATTGTTTTCTTAGCTCTTTCCTTTAGTATCTACCTGAAAAAAAATAATAGGACTCTGGCTTTACCAATTGCTGAGTCATCAAAATACGCAAAGGTTGATTTGCTGAGTGTAAACAATGCTCTTACAAACACCAATGAGTATTCATCTATCAATCGCCAGTTTGAGCAGTTTGTGAACAAATGGGATTTGGTTGGTGCAACCTTTTGCATAGCCCATAAGGGTAAGATTATTTACGCACGTGGTTTTGGCATGGCTAATAAAGAGGAAGGCCTGGCTATGCAGCCTTACCATACTATGCGTGTGGCTAGCGTTTCCAAACTTATAACGGCTACAGCAGTTATGAAACTTGTTGAGGAGGGTAAGCTGAGGCTTAATGACAGGGTTTTTGGCCCTGATGGTATTCTAAACGATGAAAAGTTCCTGAGCTATAAGGATAAGAGGGTAGAGGAGATAACCGTTCATAACCTTCTAAATCACTCGGGCGGATGGACTCCCCGGTGGGGCGATCACCTTTTTATTAAAGATGTTATTGCTCGCGAGCTTCATAAGGATTTACCTTTGGATGTTGATGACTATATTGTATTTGCCCTATCAAAACGACTTCACTTTCAGCCCGGAAGCCGTAGCTCATATAGTAATATTGGATTTGTAATACTGCAAAGGGTAATTGAAAAGGCCTCGGGAATGGATTATGAGAGCTATGTAAAGAATGAAATTTTTAAACCATTAAATATTTACGATGCCCATTTGGCCAATAACTGGGATAGTTTAAAGTACGATAACGAAGCTAGATACTACGAGGTGCCAGAGGCTGAAAAGGTAATTTCCTTTGATGGCTCAAAGCAGAGTGTTCTAAAATCGAGGGGCGGAAACGATGTGCGTGCACTGGGTGCAGCCGGAGGCTGGGTGATTTCGCCCATTAGCTTAACCCGGTTTGTAATGGCTGTTGATGGCAGAACCGATTTTCCTGACATTCTCTCAAAGCAGTCTGTCGATATCATGAAGGAAACATACAATGGGAAGTTTCAGCCGTTGGGTTGGCGTTGGGTTAGGAAGGATGGAACGCTATGGCGCTCAGGTTCCATGGCAGGCACATCGGCACTTGTTATTTCGCGCCCCGATGGCTACACCTTAACATTTACTTCCAATCAGAGTCACTGGAAAGGTGCCCGTTTCCCTTATGTTGTCGATAGATCCTTAATGAGGATTTTTAACAAGTATATTAAATCCATTCCAGACCATAACCTGCTGAATGTAGATAAAGGAAAATATTAG